The following DNA comes from Paenibacillus crassostreae.
TGAAGCAAATGATTGATTTTATCAAGAGAAATTATAATGAAAATTTAAAATTAGAGCTTTTAGCAGAAGTATTTAACTACAACAGTGCTTATTTAGGTAAGCTATTCAAAAATTACACAGGCGAGCAATTCAACACGTTTTTAGACAAAATCCGTATTGATAAGGCGAAGGATTTACTTACTGCAGGCCTAAAGGTACATCAAGTGGCTTCTCGTGTGGGATATGCCAATGTGGATTACTTTCATAGTAAATTCAAGAAATACACGGGAGTTTCTCCATCTTCTTTTAAAGGGAAGGAAAAAGATTAGTAGTATATATAGCGAATAATATCGAAAAATGACGCGCTAAATGACTTGTTTTCATGAAAAACAATAATATTTACATGACTTTCATACTGATTTAATGAATTATGTCTAATTATTATATGATTTTATATAAAATTCATTGGGTATGATGCTCTATTTGATTCAAGTAAGATAGAGTATATCAAATAGAGGAGGGGTCCTTAAGATGGAAACGCTAACAACCAGCGACATTTCCCCCAACAGTAACGGTGGAGGTTCACCGGCTCCAAAAAAGAAAAAAGGGCTTTGGAAGTTGCTTGCACAACAAAAATATCTTTACTTAATGTCTTTACCTTTCGTAATCTGGGTCTTTGTATTTAGTTACTTGCCTTTATGGGGATGGACGATGGCTTTTCAGAACTACAAACCAGCTCGTTCATTCGGTGAACAGAAATGGGTAGGGTTCGAACAGTTCGTAGAGTTATTCTCAGATGAACGCTTTTATCTTGTAATGAGAAACACCTTAGCGATGAGCTTAATGGGATTAGTATTCGGATTTGTAGTTCCTATTATCTTCGCACTTCTATTGAATGAACTTCGTGCAGTAATGTTCAAAAAATTTGTACAAACCGTTTCATATCTCCCTCACTTTGTATCATGGGTGGTAGTAGCAGGTATTATTACGAAGGTGTTATCCACAGAGGGCGGCGCAGTAAACCAATTATTAATGCTTCTTAATATTATTGATGAACCGATTCAGTTCATGGCTAAAGGGAACTTATTCTGGTACATTGTAACTGTTTCAGATATATGGAAAGAGATGGGCTGGAATACAATCATTTACTTGGCGGCAATTACAGGTATTGATTTAGAGCTTTACGAAGCTTCACGTGTTGATGGTGCGGGTCGAATTAAGCAAATGTGGCATATTACATTACCAGGAATTCGGTCAACGATTTCGGTTCTTCTCATTATGTCTATTGGTCACTTGATAAGTATCGGCTTTGAGAAACAATTTCTACTCGGTAACAGTTTAACAACGGATTATCATGAAGTGCTTGATTTATACGCACTGAATTATGGTCTCAATATGGGTAGATTCTCATACGGTACAGCCATTGGGATATTCAACTCAGTTGTGAGTGTTATCTTGCTCTTTACGGCTAATGGTATCTTCAAGAAAATCACTAAAGAAAGCATAATGTAGAAGGAGGGGGTAGATATGCCTAATAAAGCGTTTAATGCAACCAAGTCGGAGAAAATATTTGACGTATGCAATATTATCTTTATGATACTAGTTCTGATCGTTACTTTGTATCCATTCTTAAACGTCCTAGCTATTTCACTGAACGATTCGATTGATACCGTTCGGGGCGGGATAACGATCTTCCCACGTCAATTTACGTTAGATAACTATAAGACTATCTTTGGATATGACACCTTGATTCAAGGGTTAAAAGTATCAGTACTTCGTACA
Coding sequences within:
- a CDS encoding ABC transporter permease; the encoded protein is METLTTSDISPNSNGGGSPAPKKKKGLWKLLAQQKYLYLMSLPFVIWVFVFSYLPLWGWTMAFQNYKPARSFGEQKWVGFEQFVELFSDERFYLVMRNTLAMSLMGLVFGFVVPIIFALLLNELRAVMFKKFVQTVSYLPHFVSWVVVAGIITKVLSTEGGAVNQLLMLLNIIDEPIQFMAKGNLFWYIVTVSDIWKEMGWNTIIYLAAITGIDLELYEASRVDGAGRIKQMWHITLPGIRSTISVLLIMSIGHLISIGFEKQFLLGNSLTTDYHEVLDLYALNYGLNMGRFSYGTAIGIFNSVVSVILLFTANGIFKKITKESIM